From bacterium, a single genomic window includes:
- the efp gene encoding elongation factor P, protein MIPATQIKVGNCIVLDNDPHIVMDRRHITLGRKSGKIQLKVRNLRTGLSMERRFASDEKIEVAVLEEIQMQYLYEDGEFFHFMNTENYEQISISADFIGDNRYYLTEGIVISVVYFEGKPIGVHPPKTVVMEIVEADPALKHATAQAQMKPAVTNTGLKVYVPPFVEKGDKIKVDTESGEYLERA, encoded by the coding sequence TTGATACCTGCTACTCAAATAAAAGTAGGAAATTGCATTGTTCTTGACAATGATCCTCACATAGTCATGGATCGCAGGCACATCACCCTCGGAAGAAAATCAGGAAAGATTCAGCTTAAAGTGAGGAACTTACGCACGGGTCTCTCGATGGAGAGACGTTTCGCATCCGACGAGAAGATTGAGGTCGCCGTACTTGAGGAAATCCAGATGCAGTATCTTTACGAAGACGGAGAATTTTTCCACTTCATGAATACGGAAAACTATGAACAGATATCCATAAGTGCTGATTTCATTGGCGATAACCGCTACTATCTTACGGAAGGCATAGTTATCTCTGTTGTATATTTTGAAGGGAAACCCATTGGAGTACACCCACCAAAAACTGTAGTAATGGAGATTGTCGAGGCAGACCCTGCGCTTAAACATGCGACCGCTCAAGCACAGATGAAACCAGCGGTTACAAACACCGGACTCAAGGTTTACGTTCCGCCTTTCGTTGAAAAAGGTGACAAGATAAAGGTTGATACCGAATCCGGGGAATACCTCGAAAGGGCTTGA
- a CDS encoding phosphomannomutase/phosphoglucomutase has product MNPAIFRAYDIRGVAERDLTPEVTEAIGNALASRAKERGIRQIAVGRDIRISSPRLFENLTSGIIKAGLDVLDLGIVPTPLLYFALHQFDIDSGVMITGSHNPKDQNGFKLCEGKKSLFGDDIIDLRKRIEENRLITDKKGKVERKDIISSYINFMHKAFVFNEETKLVIDPGNGTAGILLERLFERFPSLEVKYINLEPDGNFPNHLADPTVPEYMVELGEIVKKTRADLGIGFDGDADRIGAMDERGNLIFGDKLLAVLASEVLERNPGGKIIFDVKCSQGIVEYITERGGEPLMYKTGHSLIKAKLAEEKAPLAGEMSGHIFYSDGFFGYDDAIYSSLRLLSLLEKRRKTLSELVSEIPLYLNTPEIHVHCEDERKFEVVRKLQEDFSHEYETITIDGARVIFRDGWGLVRASNTQPVLVLRFEAKTNESLEKIKDIFFKRLRKYNVEPKEVH; this is encoded by the coding sequence ATGAATCCTGCAATATTCAGGGCATACGATATCAGAGGCGTTGCGGAGAGGGATTTGACGCCTGAAGTTACCGAAGCGATAGGCAATGCCCTTGCATCGAGAGCAAAGGAACGAGGTATCCGGCAGATTGCTGTTGGCCGGGATATACGCATAAGCTCGCCAAGGCTTTTTGAAAACTTAACCTCAGGTATAATTAAAGCAGGCCTGGACGTTCTTGATTTAGGAATCGTTCCTACACCCTTGCTTTACTTTGCTCTTCACCAGTTTGATATCGATTCGGGCGTAATGATAACAGGAAGCCACAACCCGAAAGATCAGAACGGCTTCAAGCTCTGTGAAGGGAAAAAAAGTCTTTTCGGCGATGACATAATTGATTTAAGGAAACGAATAGAGGAAAACCGACTCATTACGGACAAAAAAGGCAAGGTTGAAAGAAAAGACATAATATCTTCATATATTAACTTTATGCACAAAGCTTTTGTTTTTAATGAAGAAACTAAACTAGTCATCGACCCGGGTAATGGAACCGCAGGAATCTTACTTGAACGACTTTTTGAGAGATTTCCATCGCTAGAAGTAAAATACATAAACCTTGAACCGGATGGCAACTTTCCTAACCATCTTGCTGACCCGACGGTGCCCGAATACATGGTTGAACTCGGAGAAATTGTTAAAAAAACACGTGCCGATCTGGGAATCGGTTTCGACGGAGATGCAGATAGAATCGGCGCTATGGACGAAAGAGGAAACCTAATATTCGGTGACAAACTGCTGGCAGTACTGGCGTCTGAAGTCCTGGAACGCAATCCCGGCGGGAAAATAATATTCGACGTCAAATGCTCGCAAGGGATAGTTGAATACATAACAGAGCGAGGAGGCGAGCCTTTGATGTATAAAACAGGTCATTCGCTGATTAAGGCAAAATTGGCAGAAGAAAAGGCACCTCTTGCAGGCGAAATGTCTGGACACATTTTCTACTCGGACGGGTTCTTTGGCTACGATGACGCCATATACTCCTCGTTAAGACTTCTGTCCCTCCTTGAAAAAAGAAGGAAAACGCTTTCAGAACTTGTCTCCGAGATTCCCCTGTATTTGAATACTCCAGAAATTCACGTACATTGTGAGGATGAGAGAAAATTCGAAGTTGTTCGCAAATTGCAGGAAGATTTTTCTCACGAATACGAAACAATAACAATAGATGGTGCAAGAGTCATCTTTAGAGACGGCTGGGGTCTTGTAAGAGCCTCAAACACCCAACCAGTACTCGTTCTGAGATTTGAGGCGAAAACCAATGAATCACTTGAAAAGATAAAAGACATCTTTTTCAAGAGATTAAGAAAATACAATGTAGAACCCAAGGAGGTTCATTGA
- a CDS encoding PQQ-binding-like beta-propeller repeat protein — MIRKWLLAGIWLAFIAISCERPSPGYANVKVYSEPAGADVFIDDSSTTLKTDCTLKDILPGERGITLMLQGYEDWDTTILLEDGDVAKIHANLRKIDSTLGTIIISSVPQGADVFLDDSATGKKTDCTLHNVKLGNVTLRLELPGYFPYEKKIYIQTGATSGINAVLERDALAWKYKTGWIVNSSPAIASDGTVYVGSWDKSFYAFSKDGSLKWSYLTGSFVESSPAIGQDGTIYFGSHDDYVYALTTLGSMKWRYGSSSEVTSSPAIAANGTIYCGARARREVTQEIVDYLYALNPDGSLKWRFEIGEESFKVTASPVIASSGNIYFGCEDKNLYCINTSGTKEWSFPAGGVINSSPAIAQDGTIYFGSDDKKLYALTSSGSLKWSYTTEGLVQCSPSLGTDGTIYVGSSDGYLYAITPQGTLKWRYKTASSVTSTPAVGADGALHFGSSDTYVYILDSQGQLLWRYKLEGAVKSSPALSPDGVLYVGSDDGYIYAINVDSKGLASSSWPKFHRNNSNTGRSQ; from the coding sequence ATGATCAGGAAATGGCTTCTTGCGGGAATCTGGCTGGCATTTATTGCAATTTCTTGTGAAAGACCTTCCCCTGGCTATGCAAACGTAAAAGTGTATTCAGAGCCAGCTGGCGCTGACGTGTTTATTGATGACAGCTCCACAACGCTAAAAACCGACTGCACATTGAAGGATATTCTTCCCGGCGAGCGCGGGATAACCCTAATGCTTCAGGGATATGAAGACTGGGATACGACCATTTTGCTCGAAGATGGCGACGTCGCAAAAATTCATGCTAATTTGAGGAAGATCGACAGTACCCTTGGAACCATAATCATCTCGTCTGTTCCTCAAGGTGCGGATGTTTTTCTGGATGATAGCGCAACCGGCAAGAAAACCGACTGCACTCTGCATAACGTCAAGCTGGGCAATGTCACGCTAAGGCTCGAACTCCCAGGATACTTTCCTTATGAAAAGAAAATTTATATTCAGACAGGCGCGACATCGGGCATAAACGCGGTACTCGAGCGGGATGCCTTAGCCTGGAAATACAAAACCGGCTGGATTGTCAACTCCTCGCCGGCAATTGCTTCCGACGGCACCGTCTATGTTGGTTCCTGGGATAAAAGCTTTTACGCTTTCAGCAAGGACGGCTCCCTCAAATGGAGTTACCTGACAGGTTCATTCGTGGAATCCTCTCCAGCGATAGGTCAGGATGGAACAATCTACTTCGGCTCTCATGACGATTACGTCTATGCTCTTACAACGCTTGGAAGCATGAAATGGAGATACGGCTCCTCCTCCGAGGTTACATCATCGCCCGCAATAGCCGCAAACGGCACCATATACTGCGGGGCAAGGGCAAGAAGAGAAGTGACCCAGGAGATAGTCGATTATCTTTACGCATTAAATCCTGATGGCTCGCTTAAATGGAGATTTGAGATTGGAGAGGAATCGTTCAAGGTTACGGCTTCGCCCGTTATAGCCTCGTCAGGAAACATCTACTTCGGGTGCGAAGACAAGAACCTCTACTGCATCAACACATCGGGGACAAAGGAATGGAGCTTTCCCGCAGGCGGAGTTATTAACTCATCGCCAGCTATAGCCCAGGACGGGACTATTTATTTCGGTTCGGACGATAAGAAGCTTTACGCGTTGACATCCAGTGGTTCACTCAAGTGGAGCTATACAACGGAAGGACTAGTCCAATGCTCGCCCTCTCTTGGGACTGATGGAACCATTTATGTAGGCTCATCAGATGGTTATCTTTACGCAATAACACCTCAAGGAACCTTGAAATGGCGCTATAAAACAGCCTCGTCTGTTACCTCTACCCCTGCTGTGGGCGCGGACGGAGCTTTGCACTTCGGATCATCGGACACTTATGTTTATATCTTAGACTCCCAGGGTCAACTCCTTTGGAGGTATAAACTTGAGGGTGCGGTGAAATCGTCGCCAGCATTATCTCCGGATGGAGTCCTTTATGTAGGCTCGGACGATGGGTACATTTACGCCATTAACGTCGATTCCAAAGGACTCGCTTCCTCATCCTGGCCTAAATTCCACCGCAACAACTCGAATACCGGACGGTCACAATAA
- a CDS encoding nucleotide pyrophosphohydrolase, whose amino-acid sequence MGVREFQELIKEEFFHKDSPRGLAKTFIWFTEEVGELARAIRNADENHLKEEFADVLAWLCTMANLAGIDLEEAVLDKYNKGCPRCGGKPCRCKEAFN is encoded by the coding sequence ATTGGAGTGCGTGAATTCCAGGAATTGATTAAGGAAGAATTCTTCCACAAGGACTCCCCCAGAGGCTTGGCAAAGACCTTTATCTGGTTTACGGAAGAGGTCGGCGAACTGGCACGTGCCATAAGAAATGCCGATGAAAACCATCTAAAGGAAGAGTTCGCCGATGTGCTTGCCTGGCTCTGTACGATGGCCAATCTGGCCGGGATAGACCTTGAGGAAGCCGTTTTGGATAAATACAATAAGGGTTGCCCCCGTTGCGGGGGAAAACCTTGCAGATGTAAAGAAGCCTTCAACTAG
- a CDS encoding YbbR-like domain-containing protein encodes MAKSRIIHWIFEDWWLKLIALIVAVLVWLFARLEADYTRKLRLGLDLSLLPQDYVVSSKSIDSVTVEIKGKGKALIQLAKKKPRIMLPLKDMHEGFERLRIGPENVIIPEQIQVKSLDPYQIELKIEPRAKRKIKIIVPVEGFPAKNYAISSIDFDNTAYVYGTREAVSGINQLFSEPLNVDDLSETVERELVIQHPDTAGLFVEPSRIKVKVKVEAETTVVLRGLPVRIEGRPVSGQAYLLNKEVELTLKGPVSLLRNISPAKVDISILVSSMTPGDYRVPADISIAPGIRVERSEPAIFRILVR; translated from the coding sequence ATGGCTAAATCACGCATCATTCACTGGATATTTGAAGATTGGTGGCTTAAACTCATTGCCTTGATTGTTGCAGTACTTGTCTGGCTCTTTGCAAGGCTTGAGGCTGACTATACAAGGAAATTGAGGCTTGGGCTTGATTTGTCACTCCTTCCTCAGGATTACGTTGTATCTTCCAAAAGCATCGATTCGGTAACCGTTGAGATTAAAGGGAAAGGCAAGGCACTGATTCAACTTGCCAAGAAAAAACCAAGAATCATGCTGCCTCTAAAGGATATGCACGAAGGTTTTGAGAGACTGCGCATAGGCCCAGAGAATGTTATAATACCGGAACAGATTCAGGTAAAATCCCTTGATCCCTATCAAATCGAGTTAAAGATTGAACCAAGGGCGAAACGTAAGATAAAGATTATTGTGCCGGTTGAGGGCTTTCCAGCAAAAAATTATGCGATATCATCGATAGACTTCGATAATACAGCATATGTTTATGGAACGCGTGAGGCTGTTTCGGGAATAAACCAGTTGTTCAGCGAACCTTTGAATGTTGATGATTTATCCGAAACCGTTGAACGAGAATTGGTAATTCAGCATCCTGATACAGCCGGTCTGTTCGTTGAACCTTCGAGGATCAAGGTGAAGGTTAAGGTAGAGGCTGAAACGACCGTTGTGCTAAGGGGGTTGCCGGTCCGAATTGAAGGTAGACCTGTTTCAGGTCAGGCCTATCTTCTCAACAAGGAAGTGGAGTTGACCCTTAAAGGACCTGTTAGTTTGCTCAGAAACATAAGTCCTGCAAAAGTCGACATCAGTATTCTTGTATCTTCGATGACCCCTGGTGATTACAGAGTTCCTGCCGACATTTCCATTGCTCCCGGAATAAGGGTAGAGCGCAGCGAGCCGGCAATATTCAGGATTCTTGTAAGATGA
- a CDS encoding pyruvate, phosphate dikinase, translating into MKFVYRFGGEKADGSAAMKNVLGGKGANLAEMTNLGIPVPPGFTISTSLCMDYLKTGKYPKGLKDEVEKGLKHIEKLMGKKFGDSSNPLLVSVRSGARASMPGMMDTILNLGLNDKTVEGLAELTSNPRFAYDSYRRFVQTYGDVVLGVKASSKDEHDPFEIMIDEVKHAKNASFDTELSAEDWKALVKRFKSMIKDLTNADFPNDPEKQLWGAIEAVFRSWNNPRAITYRKLNRIPDDWGTAVNVQAMVFGNMGSDSGTGVAFTRDPATGERKFYGEYLENAQGEDVVAGVRTPKPISQLEKEMPKVYSKLMKIQSRLERHYRDMQDMEFTVERGRLWMLQTRAGKRTGFAAIRIAVDMVDEKLIRKDEALLRIDPEQLNQLLQPVFDRSEKKKAVAEGLILAKGLPAGPGAATGKVAFNADDAEEWARKGSSVILVRIETSPEDIRGMAAAQGILTQRGGMTSHAALVARQMGKVCVAGCGDLAINYKTRQMTIKNMVIKEGDFLSIDGTTGEVIAGEVTTRPSEVIQVLIEGSMKPDQSETYKRFAKLMKWSEESAKLGVRANADKPEQAVIARRFGAEGIGLCRTEHMFFEGARIDAVREMILSDDENGRRRALTKLLPMQKEDFVGLFRVMDGFPVIIRTLDPPLHEFLPHDSETIKELAEKMNVGEEKIKGKIAELHEFNPMLGHRGCRLGITYPEITEMQARAIFEAACLVIKEGKTVIPEVMIPLVGNINELSNQREVVENTAKQVLTEQGIDMPYMIGTMIEVPRATVTADEIATKAEFFSFGTNDLTQTAMGFSRDDSGKFLWDYIDKGIIKDDPFQTLDQRGVGSLIRLAIELGRQTNPKLEVGICGEHGGDPRSIEFCHTAGLNYVSCSPFRVPIAKLAAAHAALKNAILEPKKNGGRKKAKKSSAQTKKR; encoded by the coding sequence GTGAAATTCGTATACCGTTTTGGTGGAGAAAAGGCGGATGGCTCTGCCGCCATGAAGAATGTGCTTGGCGGAAAGGGCGCTAACCTGGCAGAGATGACTAATCTTGGTATTCCTGTGCCGCCCGGCTTTACCATCTCGACTTCTTTATGCATGGATTACCTTAAAACAGGCAAATACCCCAAAGGTCTGAAGGATGAGGTGGAAAAAGGCCTGAAGCATATAGAAAAGCTAATGGGCAAGAAGTTCGGCGATTCCTCTAATCCTCTTCTTGTTTCGGTGCGCTCAGGCGCGCGGGCTTCAATGCCTGGCATGATGGATACCATCCTTAATCTGGGCCTTAACGACAAGACGGTTGAAGGTCTTGCGGAATTGACCTCCAATCCCCGGTTCGCATACGATTCGTACCGGCGTTTCGTGCAAACATACGGCGACGTAGTCCTGGGCGTGAAGGCAAGCTCAAAGGATGAACACGATCCCTTCGAAATCATGATTGATGAGGTTAAGCACGCAAAGAACGCATCTTTCGATACCGAATTGAGCGCCGAAGACTGGAAAGCTTTAGTCAAGCGCTTCAAGTCCATGATCAAGGATTTAACCAATGCGGACTTTCCTAACGATCCAGAGAAACAGCTCTGGGGAGCCATCGAGGCCGTGTTCCGCTCGTGGAACAACCCTCGCGCGATAACGTACCGCAAGCTTAACCGTATTCCCGACGACTGGGGTACTGCCGTAAACGTTCAGGCAATGGTATTCGGAAACATGGGTTCTGATTCGGGTACAGGCGTTGCATTTACACGCGACCCTGCAACAGGCGAGCGAAAGTTCTACGGCGAATACCTTGAGAACGCGCAGGGCGAAGACGTCGTGGCTGGAGTAAGAACCCCTAAGCCCATCTCCCAGCTTGAGAAAGAGATGCCCAAGGTCTACTCAAAACTAATGAAGATTCAGTCCAGGCTCGAACGTCATTACCGGGACATGCAGGATATGGAGTTTACGGTAGAACGAGGTAGACTCTGGATGCTTCAAACGCGCGCAGGAAAAAGAACTGGCTTTGCCGCAATCAGGATTGCGGTTGATATGGTCGACGAGAAGCTCATAAGAAAGGATGAGGCGCTACTTCGCATAGATCCTGAACAATTGAACCAGCTGCTCCAACCTGTATTCGACCGTTCTGAGAAGAAGAAAGCGGTGGCCGAAGGCCTCATTCTAGCAAAAGGATTGCCCGCAGGCCCTGGTGCGGCAACAGGGAAGGTTGCATTTAATGCCGACGACGCAGAAGAGTGGGCAAGAAAGGGTTCGAGCGTGATTCTTGTACGAATCGAGACCTCACCCGAAGATATCAGGGGAATGGCTGCCGCTCAGGGAATCCTCACACAGCGTGGAGGAATGACCTCTCATGCCGCATTGGTGGCAAGACAGATGGGAAAAGTGTGTGTTGCAGGTTGCGGCGACCTTGCAATCAACTACAAAACCCGTCAGATGACCATCAAAAACATGGTAATCAAGGAAGGTGATTTTTTGTCGATTGACGGTACAACAGGCGAGGTAATAGCTGGAGAGGTGACAACAAGACCCTCGGAGGTTATACAGGTGCTCATCGAGGGTTCCATGAAGCCTGACCAGTCGGAAACGTACAAGCGCTTCGCAAAGCTCATGAAATGGTCGGAGGAGTCGGCCAAACTTGGAGTTCGAGCTAACGCCGACAAACCTGAACAGGCCGTTATAGCAAGGCGCTTCGGTGCAGAAGGAATCGGACTCTGCAGGACCGAACACATGTTCTTCGAAGGAGCAAGAATTGACGCCGTCCGTGAGATGATTCTTTCGGATGATGAAAATGGCAGGCGCAGAGCGCTCACAAAACTTCTGCCCATGCAGAAGGAGGATTTCGTTGGTCTTTTCAGGGTGATGGACGGCTTCCCTGTAATAATCCGGACTCTTGATCCGCCGCTCCACGAGTTCCTGCCGCACGACTCCGAGACTATCAAGGAACTTGCCGAGAAGATGAACGTAGGAGAAGAGAAGATTAAGGGAAAAATTGCTGAACTGCACGAGTTTAATCCCATGCTCGGTCATCGCGGATGCAGGCTTGGGATAACCTATCCAGAGATTACCGAGATGCAGGCCCGTGCCATCTTCGAGGCTGCGTGTCTGGTAATAAAGGAGGGCAAGACGGTAATACCGGAGGTCATGATACCGCTTGTTGGCAACATCAATGAGCTCTCGAATCAGCGTGAAGTTGTAGAAAACACTGCTAAACAAGTACTTACAGAACAAGGCATAGACATGCCCTACATGATTGGAACCATGATTGAGGTCCCGAGGGCAACCGTCACGGCTGATGAGATAGCAACCAAGGCTGAGTTCTTCAGCTTTGGAACCAACGACCTGACGCAGACAGCCATGGGTTTTTCAAGGGACGACTCCGGCAAGTTCCTTTGGGATTATATCGACAAGGGGATAATCAAGGACGATCCCTTCCAGACCCTTGATCAGCGAGGCGTAGGCTCACTCATAAGGCTTGCGATAGAACTAGGACGTCAGACCAATCCCAAGCTCGAAGTCGGCATCTGCGGAGAACATGGTGGCGACCCAAGGTCGATTGAGTTTTGTCATACCGCCGGACTCAACTACGTTTCATGCTCACCCTTCCGCGTGCCCATCGCAAAACTTGCCGCTGCGCACGCCGCTTTGAAAAATGCAATATTGGAACCAAAGAAAAACGGTGGCAGGAAAAAGGCAAAGAAATCGTCCGCTCAAACAAAAAAGAGATAA
- the tsaD gene encoding tRNA (adenosine(37)-N6)-threonylcarbamoyltransferase complex transferase subunit TsaD: MIALGIDTSCDDTSVAVLQDKTILSNLISSHLVHREFGGVVPEYASRAHALLLYPITKTALKSAGIALEDIDLITVTAGPGLLGSILCGLSFAKGLSLASGKPLRTVDHLEGHIYSVLLSTEELEYPFLVLLISGGHTELVYVRSEFEYQEIGSTLDDACGEALDKVGKLMGLGYPAGPAIERMASGARTPVRFPVPNPEGLDFSYSGLKTAARNYLKKHPEACYPDVASGFMEAAFDHLLDRVMKAIDELKVRRLGLAGGVSINKRLRNKFEAFGKEKGFCVYAPYPSLCTDNAAMIAAAGIERFKAFGESKLDVRAYDRSSFAEMSA; this comes from the coding sequence ATGATCGCGCTCGGTATCGATACAAGCTGCGATGATACTAGTGTGGCAGTCCTTCAGGATAAAACGATTCTTTCAAATCTTATCTCCTCTCACCTCGTTCACAGGGAATTCGGAGGAGTAGTCCCCGAGTATGCTTCGAGGGCGCACGCTCTTCTTTTATATCCAATTACGAAAACAGCGCTTAAGTCCGCAGGTATAGCGCTTGAGGATATAGATTTAATAACCGTTACTGCGGGTCCAGGTCTCTTGGGTTCGATATTATGCGGACTGTCTTTTGCTAAAGGTCTGTCATTAGCTTCAGGAAAACCTTTAAGGACGGTGGATCATCTTGAGGGGCATATATACAGTGTTTTACTATCTACGGAAGAGTTGGAATATCCTTTTCTGGTTCTTTTGATTTCGGGAGGGCACACCGAGTTGGTTTACGTGAGGTCTGAGTTTGAGTATCAAGAAATAGGTTCCACTCTGGACGATGCCTGCGGAGAAGCCTTGGATAAAGTTGGAAAGCTTATGGGCCTGGGATATCCTGCAGGACCGGCTATTGAAAGAATGGCCTCAGGGGCTCGAACTCCAGTCAGATTTCCCGTTCCCAATCCTGAAGGTCTTGATTTCAGTTACTCAGGTTTGAAGACGGCCGCAAGAAACTATCTTAAAAAACATCCAGAAGCCTGCTACCCTGATGTCGCTTCAGGCTTCATGGAGGCGGCTTTTGATCATCTTCTTGATCGCGTCATGAAGGCAATTGACGAACTAAAGGTGCGCAGACTTGGGCTTGCCGGCGGCGTATCAATCAACAAAAGACTACGTAACAAGTTTGAGGCATTCGGAAAAGAAAAAGGATTCTGCGTGTATGCACCGTATCCTTCGCTTTGTACTGATAATGCGGCGATGATAGCGGCAGCTGGCATAGAGAGATTTAAAGCCTTTGGTGAATCGAAGCTTGATGTTCGGGCTTACGATCGTTCTTCGTTTGCGGAGATGAGCGCATGA